The nucleotide window cctttgtttcccttgccctaggacaTATATCAGCAAAATATATACACAAGATTCTTGCCAGTCTAATACAGTAACCAAACCCGGCCAATGCAGTAGTTATCTTTCTCAGAGGTTTAGGGGCTGGGAAGTTTAAAGagctacaaaatattttattctagtaatttataaaaatattctgtcccatgtgtcatatttataactAACTAAAAGTTCTGAAGAATATGATGTTCAGAAATGTGTACCCAGAAATGATCAGAATGTTAGCTAAAGCTCAATGAGTTAAATATTATTAAGTATTAAACAAAGCTGCAGAGAAACTattatggggaaaagaaaaactaacttccttcattttaaatgacaacaaaaaaagtGACATTAATATGCAGGGCCAGCAATTACATAAATGGACAGACAGCGGTTAAATATCAGATTTGgaccaaaacaaaaactgtagaattccttcattattttctttaaaatataggcGATACTTCAACTTACTTGGGTGAGTTTATCACTGTGATGAACCAGGTAGAATACCATTACAAGTCTCATTTAGTTCTAAAGTTATAagattgttttagaaaataaacccaAAGTCTTAAAGGAATACATGAAAATGTACTAAAGTAATGTATAAATCaagtagaactttaaaaattaatgaataaaataattcattactaAGATATTATTCAATACAGGAATGTCACTTTATGTGAATAActaaatttctaaaacaaatctAGAAACAACAAATTCAATGATTGTGTTTTAAAAGTCCACacagcacacagacacacaagtcTGAGTCAATTCATACTCTACTTTTTCACGGTAGTTCATCAACAAATACGGTCAAATAAGGGTCTTTTACCACACTTTATGGCTTCCTGGTTATCTACaaaataaagtccaaattctggacattaaaaacaaagagaaaaattgttCCCCAAGAACAAGCAACTCTTGTAAACAATGATTTAAATTTCATAGAATTATTGGAAATTTATCTCAATATTGCCACAGCTTAGAACATGCTATTATGAGCCCTAATAACAGTTGTATCATAAGatcataataaatttaaaaattatttgaaatcttGAATTAGCAAGTGACTAgcatttaaatgtattgattaaACATTACTTTgctaaaattatacattttcagGATGTAAAATGCATTAACAGAAAatcaatttctaaaaattatgtgATCTGATATAAAATTAATGAAGTGTTATATTTATTGTATCACATAATAGTATGACACCACAGATATTATTTTGTGATGTGTGAGTTTATGTTTTTACTTATGTATCTTTATCCCCCTGTTATgctttatgaataataaaatattttaaagaaaaaagtttatataGCATGTTCTGTATAATTTCttagcaaaaaagagaaaatgcatatTTCTGCTTAGAATTtataaagcttttttatttttaagcataagGGAAAACTTTCCACAATTATCAAGGTAAAAGTATTCATATAAAAGATTAATTTCCTAAAGTTAAGTGTTCAATGAGTTTATAGATAAAGTTGTTACATAGTGGTAGGGCTTTTTAATATTGTCACATGAAGTCTGAGGGTTGtcatattgaaaaaagaaagaaaagaggaaaaaaactattACTGCATGCAAacgttaaaaaagaagaaagccctAACCAACTACACCGCAGACCAGATGGAGGAAACCAGCTGACATACCAAGAAGAGTCTCTGTGTCTAGGGAAGCTTGGGGTTCAGTGCCTTTTACTTCAAGGGAGCCCAAACTGTGAGTATTCCTTGATTTTAACTACACAAATGACcctttattttagttaaaatttgATAGAGCTGAATATTAAAAGTGAAACCTGCTTTGTGGTGACACTTTGTTTTTAGAAACTTGAATAACTGCTTGAATAATGCTTCTGCCTTGACTTGCCTTGCCTTCTTAGTTACTTGAAGTACTTTAGGACACTGGAAATATTTAAGCTGATACTCTTGTTATTGTCACATTGTGTGTACTGTATTTTGTATATTGGCATAAAAACTTGCAGATCTACTTGAACAAATTAACAGTTATTTTCATATGCAACAGATTTTATTTCCAATGTATTATAAATGATGTTTAacttattaactttttaaagttatgcTGTCTCCCTAGTTTCAAtgattgtattttctttattatactgTTACTACTTTATGGTAATTACcagatttattaaattttaagatttgtaccatagttttttgatccactcatttactgatgggcacctaggttgcttccagtacttggctattgtaaattgtgctgctatgaacattggggtacacaggttcttttggattggtgtttcagggttcttagggtataatcccagcagtggaattgccgagtcaaaaggaagttccatttttagttttctgaggggaaaatggagacaactgtacttgaagaacaataaaaaagtttaaaaaattttaagttttgtgcTTCAGAAATAAATAAGGTGAATattagagaaaagcaaaagcacaATACACTTTAGTTAATTCAACTacccaaaatttttaaaaatgtggctttaGACATGGTTAAGCTTATAATGAAACCTAATGTACTACTAATGTATTATTAGTAGCATTATTTCCAAAGTAACATGCTTTCAACTTTCATTCTGCATGCAGCAattaatgaagtttttaaaactgaataatatattttacttaacccaGTATATGCAAATATGATCATTTTGACCTgtaatctaaataaaaatttttgacaCATGGCCTGAATGATTCAGTCATTATCATGATTCAGTCAAACTATAAGTGGTGATAGGTTGCTACTGTTGCCAAACAGGTATGTCCTTTAACATAGCAATGTGATGTTTGCACAAACATACCCaaattgcatttaaaaagcttttgctCACTGAGGGCCACAGTGGGATCTGTTGGGTTCACGAAGCTCCTACATAAACCAGTTGAAAAATATTGGCAAAGGTAGGGTGGTGGTGGGTAACACTAATGCAGCACTAACAAAGGGTTGCAATCTTCAATCTACAAGTAACAATACTACAAAATCATTTACCATCTTCTATCAGAAAACCATTGTGACCGCTTCAATATAGCACAAGTCATAAGTAATATCCACCAAGAAATCTGTCTGCTATAGTGGTTCATTTCCTGTCTTCACTGGCAATTGTTAATAAATCAAAtaagtagttttaaaaacatcaataaatgcCCTTAAGAACACAGATAGTGGTTAAATATAAGATTTGACCTTATTGACACATTGTAAAGGAGGCAAAATGCAGCCATtacatttaaaacagaatttaacTTGTTAATTTGTTAGTAAATGACTGAACACTAGTCATCTAATTCATGGTTCTAAATGATGGCTAGTATTACTATTTAAACAAATACATTGCTTTTGCCTTATTTTCTTTAAGtctgaaaataaagcaaaaccagAAAGGCTTACTGGTGATCTTGTCtaactattatttattatatttacaggTTAGAGCTGAGGCAAGTGGTTTCAGGATATGTATTTTGTGCTAGCAGCTTTCTAGAAACATCTTGATTAAGGATAGCAGGCCTAGAAGGAAGTTGGAAGGCATGTTCTGGGGTAAGTACTAAACATTCTGATGAATGATTTGTTAAACTTTTTTGTGgtggaacctcagttctcaaacttaatttgttctggaaggGTGTTTGAGCAGCTatttgttcaaaaactgaatcatACTCATACTTGaatattctctcctttgtttgtcCCCTAAGTGATGCATGactgatcatacaggtatcagcatgaaagggttgtcaggTTGAGAACTGAAGTTTTGTTCGACAACCAAGGCATTTTCTCCATGAACAAGTTGGTCGAGAACCGAACTGTTTGAGACAGGGCATGTTCGAGAACCAAGGTTTGACTGTACTTATTACTTGCTATAATGGACATAGCAACTAAAAAGATTAATACCTTTTCCAAAGAAGTCAAGCTAGATGGCATAATCCCTTCTTAGAACTGCTGATGTGGATAATGTTAAAGGAATCATCTCAAAATACTGCTGACAGAACTCATCATTAATAAAGAATATGCTGATCATATGTGATGAGGAGGAGACAGGCTTGGTGAAAAGGATCAGGGGCTCTAAAAGCTAGACAGATCTGAGTCCCAACTTGGTACTGCCATCTAAGATCTGTATGGTCATAGGTAAAGATCATAACCCCTTGATCTTTCATGAACTCTTTTGTAATAGTTACCTCACATGGTTATTGTAAGgattatgtaaatgaaatatcACAACTGTGCTTAACATactgcctggtacacagtaaatgataaataaaaattagttaatgGTTCAGCTGTGTTGCTAAAGGGTTGATTTCTGCATGTACATTAGCATTCTCTGAGGAGCTTTTAAAGGAAACCATTGTCTGGAGCCCAttccagaccaattaaatcagatcTGGGGATGAAGCCAGGCATCAGTGTCTTTATAAAGCCCTCAAGGGgattctaatatgcagccagGATCGAAAACCACCGAGAATCTCCTCCACAAAGCACCCAATTGGTAGTAATCTGGACAATCTCTGGTGGTAAGACCCTTAGTGACTCCCAAGATAGATGGCTtcattcttaaaacaaaacaaacaaaaaacaaccaaaaaacaatttctttaaaagaaagcaaCATCTGTTTCTGCAATTTCTACTTATTGATTCTTGTTCTGTTTTCCGAAGATACATATTTAAGGTGAAATCCTTTTTTCTATGTCCTTGTAAGCGTTCACATCTCTAGGGAAAGGTGCCTATTTCCTTCAACTCCCTTCAACTTTTCTCTTTTGTGCAGGCAAGTGGTGCTCCCTGAGTCTGTTATGTTAATTGCATGCCCCTGTAGGCAAATGATTTTAGTGTGCCCGACTTGGTCTTAAGTTGAAAAGGAAGACAGTTAGGACCCTTTTCTCTATTCCCACCATGCAATGAGAGACTGCCACAGTTTACCAGTTGTATGCCATGTGGCAATGTGTGTCAGAATAAAAGAACGTCACACGTGAGGGAAGGAATCAAGGTAGAAAGCTGGGCAGAGGCCAGCGGTGGGTCCAGCTCAATTATGGCTATAACTACCATTAGGGAAATTGATGCttatctttgaaaaatatgagCTGTCATTTCTCTTCACCTCCATCTCTATTCCTATAACAACCTCCCTGAATGAAGATGATTTCATATTTCAgttacttattttaatataataaataaaacaaaccttgAACATATACACAGGCACAGGAAAGGTTAGAACCGGATATTCCATAAgattctattatattttttgctgtttgGTTTTAATACCATAGTGGTGCTACATACATAGTGTAGATACTCAAATGATCCAAAATAGGATACAAATAAAGTTTCTTACAAtgtctgaaaaaaatcatttattatttatgtttagagtGAAAGTAACTTATTAAACTAGCAAATGACTCAATGTTTGGCATTCTGTTGTAGGAAAAATCTGAAGACCTTATAAAAAGCTACACATGAAGAATATGTCATTTGGTACCTTCACTTTTTGATCCCTACAGAAGAGAAGTCACACCATAACAATGACGACTACTTCAGTTAGCAGATGGCCATGCTCCTCCCAGGGAGCATGCTTTGTAACTAACCACAGCGATCAAGCGCCACACAACTCAGGAACACCAAATTCTACTGCCTGTGCCATGGATGAAAAATTACTGTCTCGTGTGTTAACTGCATTCTACTCTGTTATTTTCATTGTGGGACTGTTTGGAAACATAATTGCCCTCTATGTATTTCTGGGTATCCACCGTAAAAGAAATTCCATTCAGATTTACCTCCTTAATGTAGCCATTGCAGACCTCTTACTTATCTTCTGCCTCCCTTTCCGAATAATGTATCACATTAATGAAAACAAGTGGACACTAGGTGTGATTCTTTGCAAGGTTGTGGGAACACTATTTTATATGAACATGTACATTAGCATTATCTTGCTTGGATTCATCAGCTTGGATCGCTACATAAAAATTAATCGGTCTGTACAACAACGGAAAGCAATAACAACCAAACAAAGTATTTATGTTTGCTGTACAGTATGGACAGTAGCTCTTACTGGGTTTTTAATTATGATCATTTTAACCCTTAAAAAAGGAGGTCACAATTCCACAATGTGTTTCCATTATAGAGATAAGCTTAATGCAAAAGGAGAAGCaatttttaatttagttcttGTGGTAATGTTCTGGCTAATTTTCCTACTAATAATCCTTTCATATATTAAGATCGGCAAGAATCTAATGAGGATTTCTAAAAGGAGGTCAAAATTTCCTAATTCTGGCAAATATGCTACTACAGCCCGGAATTCCTTTATTGTGCTTATAATTTTTACTCTATGTTTTGTTCCCTATCATGCCTTCCGATTTGTCTACATTTCTTTACAGCTAAATGTGCCATCTTGTTATTGGAAGGAAATCATTCACAAAACCAATGAAATGATGCTGGTTTTCTCATCTTTCAATAGCTGCTTAGATCCAGTCATGTATTTCCTGATGTCTAGTAATATCCGCAAAATAATGTGCCAACTTCTTTCTAGAGGATTTCAAGGGGAATCAAGCAGGAGCGAAAGCACTTCAGAATTTAAACCAGGATACCCCCTTCATGATATGTCTACTGTAGCTAAAATTCAGACTACTTCTTAAAGCATTTGAGGTAAACATATTAAAAAGCCTCTTAATTCCTTGAATAACTAAATattacaaaacaaaactcaaccaTTTACAAGGGTTGGTTCTTCTCAAAGCTCTTTTCTTATTCCTGATATTGAAAAGCTTACTACACTGGTCACTAGATTTTTAAATCTGTAtgtaaatcttttcaaaatatattgttaaGCTAACACTCTTGACATAGATTATAAAGTTAAGTTAAATTTATGGCTTTAACAACAGAATAATTAAAGGAAATGTCACAGTTTCTCAAGTCACTAAAGTAGTTACTCAAAACTAGTACCTAATTCTAATTTAAAGTGTGTTTAAAAGTAAGTTAAATGATTGGAGGACTGatttaaaatgtcagaaaatataTGTTGATTGTCACTTAAAAAGCTTGTAAATTTGCCACTGTATTCATTGATGCCTAAACCTCTATAACAGATGAAGTGATAATAAACTtctaataaagaaatgaaatcactgcttagataaaatggaaagaatttaaatattGCACAGTAAAATCAAACAGATAAGCTAAGAATTCCATAGCTTAGCAACAGGACTTAAACCTTAGCCTTGAACCACACtctgacaaaataaaattgaagatatGCATATCCTATATGACTTATAGAACCTCAAACACATATAGAAGAACACATATGTAATGATGCTCAGTAAACTACTGTTAACAGTAGTAAACAATTGGAAAGAACCTAAGTGAGTATGCATCAGCAATGAATGGAGAACTAACCTGTGGCTTATTCACAAAATAGAGTACTGCATAGCACTTAAATGAAATGAACTACACCTGCATGCATCAACTGAATCCTCAAAAACAATGTTGACTAAAACAAATTGCAAAAGGGTATGTAACATATGAAAGCAgttaagtaaaatacaaaaatacatgaaacagtACCATATTCTTTATGggtatatatttacacaataaaaatgaaaaaaacatgaatGGTAATATACACAATATGCACACCAACTAAAATTAAATGGTTATATCTGGAGAGATTTGAAGCAAACATAGTAAAATGTTAATGTCTGTTAAAACTGTGTGGTAGTATATGGgtatttgttatattatttttggtatatttctgAGTGAAATAGTTCATAATAATAAAGAACACTGTAGATTAGAATTAAAAGGAGCAAATTCTGAAATTTTCATGAATGTTCAAAATAATTAAAGAGTAAGATCTAAGAGAAAGAGATGTTACTCATCACTGATTTCCCAGAGTTTATTTAGTGCCTTGCCTGGCATACatatcaatacatatttgttgaataattgaatgaatgagtgaatgaatggaaggatgaatgagacaggaaggggagaagaggtgcttaacagaataataaaagggggtgtatttcattttttacctaGTCTTTGTCATAGCTGCAGAGAACATCATACAGCTGTAATAAGGAGATGTCATTAAGGCAACCATTCTCAAAAGTTTGGCTGGCATTTGTTCTTTGGTCAAACACAGAATCATAATGCCATTGACTGAATATGTAGAAGCCTGTTctggttttttaaagtatatttaattgattatgctattacagttgccccaattgtttcttctctttatttcccctccacactgtaccACCCTACCCTTTAGCATTCCCCTGCCCCCtgagttcatgtctatgggttgtacatataagttctttggcttctctatttcctatactattcttaacctccccctgtctattttgtacctaccaattttgcttcttattccctgtaccttcttcccgcattctcctccctccccctccccactgataaccctccatgtgatctctatttctatgattctgttactgttctagttgtttgcttagtttttttttttttagggttggttgttgacagttgtgagtttgttgtcattttactgttcatatttttgatcttctatttcttagataagtccctttaacatttcatataatatgggcttggtggtgatgaattcctttaacttgaccttatctgggaagcactttatctgcccttccattctaaatgaaaggtttgctGACTAGAGTAATCTAgactgtaggtccttgcctttcatgacttggaatacttctttccagccccttcttgcctgtaaggtttcttttgagaaatcagctaatagtcttataggcacttctttgtaggtaactgtctcctttcctcttactgcttttaagattctctccttaaatgtaaccttgggtaacttaatgatgatgtgccttggtgtgttcctccttgggtctaacttctttgggactctctgggcttccaggacttcctggaagtttatttccttcaccagattggggaagttttccttcattatttgttcgatttccttcccttcactgttggttccctgtatattttgcttaatttcactttgtgtagccttcatttgttccttcattttgagactgtgctcaatcagttctgtgaacatcctgatttaccagtgttttgaattctgcatcagataggttgtctatcttcttgtcacttagctctttttctggagttttgatctgttctttcatttgggccgtatttctttgtctcagtgcacctgttacgttgtaagggggcagggtcttaggtatttgctagggtggggcaaccctctttgctgcattgtggtgctgtctggggggtggggtctgagagggaacaatgctactttcTGTgttctagccccactttccaacaaactctcctgtgagactgggagtttctcccacctttgcaacccccacagtatttacagctagaggttttgagtctttagtttcccagtgAGTCAGCCCCTCCTCACTAGCTCTACACCTGCTGCTTTGCTGTGGGTCCTCTCCACctgccaggctgcccatctccctctgtccttctTCCTTGTCTGGATGAAAGTTTCTTTAACTCATTAGTTGTCAGGGTTCCATGCAGATtgcttttctggcagttctggctgttaattattttcaaattggttgttattcttcttttggttgtgcaaggaactgaagcatttctacctatgcctccatcttggccagaaatgtAAAAGACTGTTCTGACAAACTCCAAGGAGCCATCCATAAGTTTGTGTCACAGTGTATAAGAATTATTTATAGTCAGAACACTTCTTGGAACTTCAAGTGGACCACTTGCTGAGAAAGCAATATTGAAGAGTATGAAAAAAAAGTATGAAGAATTTTGTTAGggctaaatttattttcatgagatTTGGCTTGTATATAACTAGCACTCAGCCCTATTTCAATAAGTGCACACAATTGGTTGAAAAAAGAATAGGTCAATG belongs to Phyllostomus discolor isolate MPI-MPIP mPhyDis1 chromosome X, mPhyDis1.pri.v3, whole genome shotgun sequence and includes:
- the GPR34 gene encoding probable G-protein coupled receptor 34, with translation MTTTSVSRWPCSSQGACFVTNHSDQAPHNSGTPNSTACAMDEKLLSRVLTAFYSVIFIVGLFGNIIALYVFLGIHRKRNSIQIYLLNVAIADLLLIFCLPFRIMYHINENKWTLGVILCKVVGTLFYMNMYISIILLGFISLDRYIKINRSVQQRKAITTKQSIYVCCTVWTVALTGFLIMIILTLKKGGHNSTMCFHYRDKLNAKGEAIFNLVLVVMFWLIFLLIILSYIKIGKNLMRISKRRSKFPNSGKYATTARNSFIVLIIFTLCFVPYHAFRFVYISLQLNVPSCYWKEIIHKTNEMMLVFSSFNSCLDPVMYFLMSSNIRKIMCQLLSRGFQGESSRSESTSEFKPGYPLHDMSTVAKIQTTS